GTGTAGTTCCTCCAAAAATGGCAAGGGAAAAATTATAGCTGATAGACAAGCCGGTATATCTCACTTTTGCAGGAAAAGACTCCGTCATTAAGGCAGGCATCACAGCTTGAAACATTGCTTCAAAAACAGCAAATACCAACATAGCTATTAATATGGCCTCAAAAGTATTCTCAAACATCAAAGCAAATAGCGGATAACTAAAAATAATAAATCCGAGGAGGGATAAAAACAGTACTGTCTTTCTGCCAATTTTATCTGTTAAATGACCAAAAAGAGGAATCATCAACATCAATACTATTAAGGTAATGGTG
The Lentimicrobium sp. L6 genome window above contains:
- a CDS encoding MFS transporter, whose translation is TITLIVLMLMIPLFGHLTDKIGRKTVLFLSLLGFIIFSYPLFALMFENTFEAILIAMLVFAVFEAMFQAVMPALMTESFPAKVRYTGLSISYNFSLAIFGGTTPLVCTWLVKQSGGDVWMPVYYLMASCVIGVIVALFIPETYKKELE